The nucleotide window CCCGTGTAGGAACCGAACCCGTTAGCTCTTCCCGGAGGATGGTGACATGTCCACGATTCGTGCCCTGGTGGTCGACGACTCCCGCGTCATGCGGAACATGGTGATGAACGCCCTCAAGATGTCGCGGCTGGCGACGTTCGAGTTCACGGAAGCGTCGGACGGGGCCGACGCGCTGACCAAGTTCGACCCGACCAAGATCGACATGTGCTTCGTCGACTGGAACATGCCGAACATGAACGGGGTCGAGTTCGTGAAGCGGGCCCGGGCCACCGGCACGGCGTTCCACATCCCGATGGTGATGGTGACCAGCGAGCAGACGATGGCCAAGATCGAAGAGGCGCTGAACCAGGCCGGCGCCGACTCGTACATCTGCAAGCCGTTCACCCCGGAAGACATGAAGGTGAAGCTGGAAAAGTACGTCAACAAGGTGCTCAGCAGCCGGGCGCCGGCTGAAAAGCAAGGCGGGTTCTTTTCGGGCCTGCTGAGCTAGTGTCCCGCTCCCGAAGGCAGCGGCAACGCGCC belongs to Gemmata obscuriglobus and includes:
- a CDS encoding response regulator produces the protein MSTIRALVVDDSRVMRNMVMNALKMSRLATFEFTEASDGADALTKFDPTKIDMCFVDWNMPNMNGVEFVKRARATGTAFHIPMVMVTSEQTMAKIEEALNQAGADSYICKPFTPEDMKVKLEKYVNKVLSSRAPAEKQGGFFSGLLS